Proteins from one Mesotoga infera genomic window:
- a CDS encoding thioredoxin-like domain-containing protein produces MYGRAVEFPDSGTWLNVDEPLSMEKLKGKVVLLDFWTYCCINCIHVIADLKWLEGKFSDKPLVVVGVHSAKFENERQERNIQAAIQRYGITHPVFVDNEYHLWDRYAIRAWPSFVLIGPDGKILSKTSGEGKRDYLSNEITRALEDGESRGILSREKLEVKSPVYSGGPMLSYPGKISFDSDGTLFISDSNNNRILITRLDDKLNAAITDIIGSGSPGMSDGGFEKATFNKPQGIVYSGGHLYIADTENHAIRKASIEERTVTTVSGDGLQGHNWNYSGEPSRARLNSPWDLQSDGVHLYIAMAGTHQIWRLNMRSNTIEAFAGNSLENIIDGSLREASFAQPSGLFLSGRRLYVADSEVSAIRFIDLDRGTVHTLAGNGLFSFGHVDGSLSHALFQHPLGIHGEGDFLYVADTYNHAIRRVSLEARRVETLLRTAGGGTCRIDGSECSFLGLFEPNDVKYRDGLLYIADTNNHLIRVFDGKELHDLSITYV; encoded by the coding sequence TTGTACGGAAGAGCGGTAGAGTTTCCCGATTCGGGGACCTGGTTGAATGTCGATGAGCCCCTTTCAATGGAAAAGCTCAAGGGTAAAGTGGTTCTTCTTGACTTCTGGACTTACTGTTGCATCAATTGTATTCATGTTATTGCCGATCTGAAGTGGCTGGAGGGGAAGTTCAGCGATAAGCCGCTGGTTGTTGTCGGAGTACATTCAGCGAAATTCGAAAACGAACGACAGGAAAGGAACATACAGGCGGCTATACAGCGATACGGAATAACTCACCCCGTATTCGTGGACAACGAATACCACCTCTGGGACCGTTACGCAATAAGAGCGTGGCCCTCTTTCGTTCTGATAGGACCCGACGGGAAGATTCTATCCAAAACCTCCGGCGAGGGAAAACGCGATTACCTTTCGAACGAAATCACCAGGGCGCTGGAAGATGGGGAGAGTAGAGGGATCTTGAGCCGGGAAAAACTGGAAGTCAAGTCACCAGTTTACAGCGGCGGACCGATGCTTTCCTATCCGGGGAAGATCTCTTTCGACAGCGACGGAACTCTATTCATAAGCGATTCAAACAACAACAGAATCCTTATAACCAGGCTGGATGACAAGTTAAATGCGGCCATTACCGATATTATTGGCAGCGGCTCTCCGGGCATGTCCGACGGTGGTTTCGAAAAGGCCACGTTTAACAAACCCCAGGGCATCGTATATTCCGGCGGCCATCTATATATCGCCGACACGGAAAACCATGCGATCCGCAAGGCCTCCATTGAAGAACGGACGGTGACCACAGTTTCCGGCGACGGCCTTCAGGGGCACAACTGGAATTACAGCGGAGAGCCTTCGAGGGCGAGGTTGAACTCGCCGTGGGATCTTCAATCAGACGGTGTGCATCTCTATATAGCGATGGCCGGAACCCATCAGATCTGGAGACTGAACATGAGAAGCAATACCATAGAAGCCTTCGCCGGAAACAGCCTGGAAAATATAATAGACGGCTCTCTGAGAGAGGCGAGCTTTGCCCAGCCGAGCGGGTTGTTCCTCAGCGGCCGCAGGCTTTATGTAGCCGATTCGGAAGTTTCTGCCATAAGGTTCATAGATCTCGACAGGGGAACGGTCCATACTCTGGCCGGGAACGGTCTCTTTTCCTTCGGGCACGTGGACGGTAGTTTGAGTCACGCTCTCTTTCAGCATCCCTTAGGAATTCACGGCGAGGGCGATTTTCTGTACGTAGCGGACACTTACAATCACGCTATAAGGAGGGTGTCCCTGGAGGCCAGGCGCGTAGAAACGCTTCTAAGAACGGCCGGAGGGGGCACCTGCAGGATCGACGGTTCAGAATGTTCCTTCCTGGGGCTTTTTGAACCGAACGATGTGAAGTATCGCGATGGACTTCTCTACATCGCCGATACCAACAACCACCTGATCAGGGTCTTCGACGGTAAGGAGCTTCACGATCTGAGTATCACATATGTTTGA
- a CDS encoding HD-GYP domain-containing protein, whose translation MKGFSELKFAGPRVVSAVFLIMFLLMFLPFHIFESEVIQYTHKVYSDIYRKAVDQFITSISRGYFQWNDMFNAFISQDREFIDSMFQEILTDFPYVREIMIVERPSGMTMEKDYMVSMKNEELYAYVNIMDSLSQNAVDDVVVMVGIDKHEVLEGLSMADRVILSDEGKKIFAYGLHASVRGYGLYNWLVFHAFISGLIGVLLMMEVLSVSFSRYHQTKGLQTIVHMWELQDPYTTYHSRNVAIIAEILGKRLGLKRKKLIEIVNGAKLHDIGKLGISTSILKKKGPLNEIEREVMMDHPRRGKDLLEQFKYLDKYIPYAYAHHERENGSGYPQGLKGEEIPFEAKILAVADVFEALTADRPYREAYSLPEAAEMMTRMPLDQRIVPEVFKALPELYEKLNRSTLQNSRANFESSIDVLRKPR comes from the coding sequence ATGAAAGGATTTTCGGAACTGAAGTTCGCCGGCCCCAGAGTAGTCTCCGCCGTCTTTCTTATCATGTTCTTGCTTATGTTTTTGCCTTTTCATATTTTCGAGTCGGAAGTCATTCAATACACCCACAAAGTTTACTCGGATATCTACCGGAAAGCTGTCGATCAGTTTATTACGTCTATATCTAGAGGTTATTTCCAATGGAATGACATGTTCAACGCATTCATATCACAAGACCGGGAGTTTATAGATAGCATGTTCCAGGAGATACTGACTGACTTTCCTTATGTGAGAGAGATCATGATAGTCGAAAGACCTTCGGGAATGACGATGGAAAAGGACTACATGGTATCTATGAAAAACGAGGAGCTTTATGCGTATGTCAATATAATGGACAGCCTTTCACAGAATGCAGTAGATGATGTGGTGGTCATGGTTGGTATCGACAAACACGAGGTTCTCGAAGGCCTCTCCATGGCCGATAGAGTAATCCTTTCAGACGAAGGCAAAAAGATATTTGCTTACGGGCTTCATGCCAGCGTAAGGGGTTACGGACTCTACAACTGGCTGGTATTTCACGCCTTCATCTCCGGATTGATAGGCGTTCTTTTGATGATGGAAGTTTTGTCCGTCTCTTTTTCCAGATATCACCAGACAAAAGGCCTGCAGACGATAGTTCATATGTGGGAATTACAGGATCCATATACTACATATCACTCGAGAAATGTAGCCATAATTGCCGAGATTCTCGGAAAGCGTTTAGGGTTGAAAAGAAAAAAACTCATAGAAATCGTTAACGGAGCAAAGCTCCATGACATAGGTAAACTCGGAATCTCTACGAGCATACTGAAGAAGAAAGGACCGCTGAATGAAATCGAAAGAGAAGTAATGATGGATCACCCTCGACGCGGAAAAGATCTGCTTGAACAGTTCAAATATCTAGATAAATACATTCCATATGCATACGCGCACCATGAAAGAGAAAACGGTTCAGGATACCCCCAGGGACTGAAAGGAGAAGAGATTCCCTTCGAAGCGAAGATTCTCGCCGTCGCCGACGTCTTCGAAGCTCTCACTGCCGATAGACCTTACAGAGAGGCTTACTCCTTACCGGAAGCGGCCGAAATGATGACCCGGATGCCTCTGGATCAGAGGATAGTCCCGGAGGTCTTTAAAGCCCTGCCAGAATTGTATGAGAAATTAAACCGAAGTACTCTTCAAAATAGCCGGGCGAATTTTGAAAGCAGCATAGATGTGCTAAGAAAGCCAAGATAA
- a CDS encoding serine hydrolase domain-containing protein, which produces MIEKKIESLFEDLADTGIAAAVLKDGEVVFKETFGYANLEHEIPVKANSVFHVASVSKQFTAMCIALLEEKSLDPSQRIIDFFPDLGDHAGEIKISDLIHMTNGLPDFYGMSQYIMGFRESDFITSNEAYALLKKLRWLKFKAGEKWSYGNSGYFLLGRLVERVAGLSLNEFATREIFAPLEMKDTFFREDNSRLTKNIVSGYCNYKYLHPESFKDPSNDPVKVSNALDLMECTGAGQLWSTIDDLLIWERNFHSNTLGKDPEVISKKILSPGILNDGSECNYGYGLFLSKRKGRTVVMHEGGCLGFNSVIYRMPDESLSVVILANRNDFLCNRLEKLGIEIYEAIADEILENDSTYLIQKKEVSTVESFTQDWSELMENGDKWFAERESARICRLFVEEGLLKLDMNGENVMVLSPLQGLRFKERSRAFRGEITQESGEIRLSLISDVGMKQFLPFIEPLSIDELSEYAGRYYCRDIDTGYDISVAERGLLLRNINPHHDGMNFQYRPAIKDIFYTFAPPYIACYFSVEFLRNHNNIIEAFIFRDYDKDGREYLRFLKV; this is translated from the coding sequence TTGATAGAAAAGAAGATCGAATCTCTGTTCGAAGATCTTGCAGATACAGGAATCGCCGCAGCTGTCTTGAAGGACGGCGAAGTCGTTTTCAAGGAGACCTTTGGCTATGCAAACCTTGAGCACGAGATCCCTGTGAAAGCAAATAGCGTCTTTCATGTCGCCTCTGTGAGCAAGCAGTTCACTGCAATGTGCATAGCACTGCTTGAAGAGAAGTCGCTTGATCCATCTCAGAGAATTATTGACTTTTTTCCTGACCTGGGCGATCACGCAGGCGAGATAAAGATCTCAGACCTGATACATATGACAAACGGCCTTCCCGATTTTTACGGCATGTCCCAGTACATCATGGGGTTCAGAGAGAGCGACTTCATAACCTCAAATGAGGCCTACGCCTTATTGAAAAAGCTTCGTTGGTTGAAGTTTAAAGCCGGTGAGAAGTGGAGTTATGGAAATTCCGGTTACTTTCTGCTAGGAAGACTGGTAGAGAGAGTGGCAGGCCTGTCGTTGAATGAATTCGCAACAAGGGAAATCTTCGCCCCCCTCGAGATGAAAGATACCTTCTTCAGAGAAGACAACAGCAGACTGACGAAAAATATAGTATCAGGTTACTGCAACTACAAATATCTGCATCCGGAGTCTTTCAAAGATCCGTCCAACGATCCGGTAAAAGTCAGTAATGCCCTGGATCTGATGGAATGCACCGGCGCCGGTCAGCTCTGGAGTACCATCGACGATCTGCTGATATGGGAGAGAAACTTTCATTCGAACACACTTGGCAAAGACCCGGAGGTTATATCGAAAAAAATCCTCTCTCCCGGCATCTTGAATGACGGTAGCGAATGCAATTATGGCTATGGTCTCTTTCTCTCGAAGAGAAAGGGCCGAACGGTCGTCATGCACGAGGGAGGTTGCCTTGGGTTCAACTCGGTAATATACAGAATGCCGGATGAATCCCTGTCGGTTGTGATTCTGGCAAACCGAAACGACTTCCTTTGCAACAGGCTCGAAAAACTCGGAATAGAAATATACGAAGCCATCGCAGATGAAATCCTCGAAAATGATTCGACGTATTTGATTCAAAAGAAGGAAGTTTCTACCGTAGAAAGCTTTACACAAGACTGGTCAGAGCTAATGGAGAACGGAGATAAATGGTTCGCCGAAAGAGAGAGCGCCCGAATTTGCAGGCTTTTTGTTGAAGAAGGTTTGCTGAAACTGGATATGAACGGCGAAAATGTAATGGTGCTATCACCCTTGCAGGGACTGCGTTTCAAAGAAAGAAGCAGGGCTTTCAGAGGCGAGATCACACAGGAGTCTGGAGAAATCAGACTTTCTTTAATCAGCGATGTTGGCATGAAGCAATTTCTACCTTTTATCGAGCCGCTATCTATAGACGAACTCTCGGAGTACGCGGGAAGATATTACTGCCGGGATATAGACACGGGCTACGATATCTCTGTCGCTGAAAGGGGCTTGCTCTTGCGCAACATAAACCCGCACCACGATGGTATGAATTTCCAATACCGGCCGGCGATAAAGGATATCTTCTACACTTTTGCGCCGCCGTACATCGCCTGCTACTTCAGTGTTGAGTTCTTGAGAAACCATAACAATATCATCGAAGCTTTTATCTTCAGAGATTACGATAAGGACGGCAGAGAGTACCTGAGATTTTTGAAAGTCTAG
- a CDS encoding GGDEF domain-containing protein → MNDLREAILGSLDRFFDSLENFSGAILVLFDSEGRILDHSPSLSALIGGKKELVGENFGKYILDNGIKLMTNERPGLVRLGMTDSRYNIHLVSGFVIKIDASRWLFFGEKIGLSVGDIMENMWKTTDELASLTRELAKKNKELQAANAEIERLMNCDPLTGLSNRRDFMKKLDEEIESLCSTCKPLSVIMADIDDFKKVNDTRGHPEGDRVLQLFAKILNEIISPRRTTVRYGGEEFIVMLPETDGKEAAEIAEEVRTNFERETEKQLGFKVTASFGVATFRPEDTKASILKRVDDALYSAKSGGKNRVVR, encoded by the coding sequence GTGAATGATCTGAGAGAGGCGATCCTGGGCAGTCTGGACAGGTTTTTCGATAGTCTGGAGAACTTTTCGGGAGCGATTCTTGTTCTATTCGACTCGGAAGGTCGAATACTGGATCACAGTCCATCACTTTCCGCTTTGATCGGAGGCAAGAAGGAGTTAGTCGGAGAGAATTTCGGAAAGTATATATTGGACAACGGGATCAAGTTGATGACAAATGAGCGGCCGGGTCTCGTCAGGCTGGGGATGACCGACTCGAGATACAATATACATCTTGTGAGCGGCTTCGTAATAAAGATAGATGCTTCTCGCTGGTTGTTCTTCGGAGAGAAGATAGGTCTCTCAGTAGGAGATATCATGGAAAACATGTGGAAGACAACCGACGAGCTGGCTTCTCTCACGAGAGAACTGGCAAAGAAGAATAAGGAGCTCCAGGCGGCTAATGCCGAAATCGAGAGACTCATGAACTGCGATCCTCTCACAGGACTGTCGAACAGACGCGATTTCATGAAGAAACTCGATGAGGAGATCGAGAGTCTTTGCTCCACATGCAAACCTCTCTCGGTAATCATGGCCGATATAGACGACTTCAAGAAAGTGAACGACACGAGGGGTCACCCCGAAGGTGACAGGGTACTGCAGCTGTTTGCCAAGATACTCAACGAGATAATCTCACCGAGGCGGACCACGGTAAGGTACGGCGGCGAAGAGTTCATAGTAATGCTGCCTGAAACAGATGGAAAAGAGGCTGCCGAAATTGCCGAAGAAGTCAGGACCAATTTTGAAAGAGAGACGGAGAAACAGCTCGGCTTCAAGGTAACGGCCAGCTTCGGAGTTGCCACCTTCAGGCCTGAAGATACGAAGGCGAGCATACTGAAGCGTGTGGACGATGCCCTGTACAGCGCGAAGTCCGGCGGAAAAAACAGAGTAGTACGCTAA
- a CDS encoding cobalamin B12-binding domain-containing protein, with protein MRRVSDDFGKGLSVSPEAALEFEIQGERLLTRVNELMSAREDISELVGMNPLYIMYDNNSNHLRFISNVLRLNDYDLLARTLPWVYKTYTSRNFSEDFFPEVLKTWMEAIREHLTSESSEQIIKVYEAMLSSHDLSVKSSEDALIGMNVDERWKVIEQKVVLALLKGSYRELQEIAIDTIKDARSLSDFYLKVVQPAMYEIGSLWQTGEISVAEEHLATSLMNRLMASTYSMIDTVLAHPRRKAIVICSQNEYHELGARILADLLELNGWNVSYLGANTPVSEVLNHLKKNTPFLLAVSVTMSFNLVHTKKLIQSVRFDSDLKGMKIMVGGLVINESEDLWKILGADGTASSAVEAVEMAKCWWEERE; from the coding sequence GTGCGACGGGTTTCAGATGATTTTGGAAAGGGTCTAAGCGTTTCACCTGAGGCTGCTCTGGAGTTTGAGATTCAGGGTGAAAGGTTGCTGACGAGAGTCAATGAACTTATGTCCGCCAGAGAGGATATTTCTGAGCTTGTAGGTATGAATCCGCTTTATATAATGTACGACAACAATTCGAACCATCTGCGCTTTATCTCAAACGTCTTGAGACTCAACGATTATGACCTGCTTGCCAGAACGCTCCCCTGGGTTTACAAGACTTACACCTCCAGAAATTTCTCGGAAGATTTCTTCCCGGAAGTCTTGAAGACCTGGATGGAAGCGATAAGAGAGCACCTCACTTCTGAGAGTTCGGAGCAAATTATAAAAGTGTATGAGGCTATGCTTTCCTCTCACGATTTATCGGTGAAGAGTTCGGAAGATGCTCTCATAGGAATGAATGTCGATGAACGGTGGAAGGTAATAGAACAAAAGGTGGTTCTCGCGCTACTAAAGGGCAGCTATCGCGAACTTCAGGAGATTGCAATCGACACTATCAAAGATGCAAGATCCCTCTCCGATTTCTACCTCAAAGTGGTCCAACCCGCGATGTACGAGATAGGCTCACTATGGCAAACGGGCGAGATATCAGTTGCGGAGGAGCATCTTGCCACCTCGCTCATGAACAGACTTATGGCCAGCACATACAGTATGATAGACACCGTTCTCGCCCATCCGAGAAGGAAGGCGATAGTTATATGTTCGCAAAACGAGTATCATGAGCTTGGAGCTAGAATTCTCGCCGATCTACTGGAGCTTAATGGCTGGAATGTCAGCTATCTGGGTGCGAATACTCCGGTTTCGGAAGTTCTGAATCATCTAAAGAAAAACACTCCCTTTCTTCTTGCAGTCTCAGTTACTATGTCGTTCAATCTGGTTCACACGAAAAAGTTGATACAATCGGTGAGGTTCGATAGCGACTTAAAAGGGATGAAAATCATGGTCGGCGGACTGGTGATAAACGAATCGGAAGATCTGTGGAAGATATTGGGAGCCGATGGAACGGCTTCCTCTGCGGTAGAAGCCGTTGAAATGGCAAAATGCTGGTGGGAAGAGCGTGAATGA
- a CDS encoding peptide deformylase → MAQLKKTLDEFRRENGFGRGIAAPQIGILKRIIALDLGKGSFVIVNPQIVSVSGFKFTMWDDCMSFPDLLVRLERDSSIDLKYRDEIGIEHEWLNLGHAESELLQHEIDHLDGILAIDHAIDASSIIYRREYEKNREYFDRLVDYNIKPTV, encoded by the coding sequence ATTGCCCAGCTCAAGAAGACTCTCGATGAATTCAGACGGGAGAACGGTTTCGGCCGTGGTATAGCCGCGCCACAGATCGGAATACTGAAGAGAATAATCGCACTCGATCTCGGAAAAGGTAGCTTTGTAATCGTGAACCCGCAGATCGTAAGTGTAAGCGGATTTAAATTCACCATGTGGGACGATTGCATGTCCTTTCCCGATCTGCTGGTCCGTCTCGAAAGAGACAGTTCAATAGATCTGAAGTACAGAGACGAGATAGGAATCGAACATGAATGGCTGAATTTAGGCCATGCAGAATCCGAACTATTGCAGCACGAGATAGATCACCTCGACGGTATTCTGGCCATCGATCATGCGATCGATGCATCGAGTATCATCTACCGCCGCGAATACGAAAAGAACCGCGAGTATTTCGACCGACTCGTTGACTACAATATAAAACCAACAGTTTAG
- a CDS encoding phytoene desaturase family protein: MEVYDAVVVGGGIAGLTGAAYLAKAGASVLLLEKNEKCGGLVNSFSRDGFLFDGGVKALESAGIILPMLKELGIDIEIVKNPVSVGIEDSVINVTSKESVKEYSDLLKKMYPNSEKDIERVISFVRRIMKDMEILYGVDNPLFMDFKNNKSHFVKVYLPWLFKFLLTLRRIGKLKMPVEEFLGKIIKNGSLRDIIDQHFFKNTPTFFAMSYFYLYQDYFYPKGGVGTIAERVKEKIIQFGGNIGTGREVTEIHAGKKLLVDNGGRSYKYNELVWTADLKRLYSILETEGLPEAVVEKVNTFRSEISKKHGTDSIFSVFVAVDEPPEVFEAISNGHFFYTPSRKGLGEIHRSQLRDLLKNWSGNSKEEALDWLDRFCELDTYEISIPVLKDRNSAPPGKTGLIISTLFEYDIVKKAHETGWYSEFKEEFQKKIIGVLSNSIYPKLKDKVIFAFSSSPLSVERAVGSFEGSIVGWSFEEPIPVVSSMMKVTDSVKTPIPCVLQAGKWTYSPSGVPMCILTGKLAAREAIRRKSRENRMTR, encoded by the coding sequence ATGGAAGTCTATGATGCTGTTGTTGTTGGTGGAGGAATAGCAGGATTGACAGGCGCGGCTTATCTTGCAAAGGCTGGAGCCAGTGTTCTTTTGCTGGAGAAGAACGAAAAGTGTGGCGGCCTCGTCAACTCCTTCTCAAGGGATGGTTTTCTCTTTGATGGCGGAGTGAAAGCGCTCGAAAGCGCGGGAATTATCCTGCCGATGCTCAAAGAACTCGGGATCGACATTGAAATAGTCAAAAACCCTGTATCTGTGGGAATAGAAGATAGCGTGATAAATGTGACTTCAAAGGAAAGCGTGAAAGAGTACTCCGATCTTTTAAAAAAGATGTATCCAAACAGCGAGAAAGACATCGAGAGAGTGATTTCATTTGTCAGGAGAATCATGAAAGATATGGAGATTCTGTATGGTGTAGATAATCCTCTCTTCATGGACTTCAAAAACAACAAGTCTCATTTTGTCAAAGTATATTTGCCCTGGCTCTTCAAATTTCTCTTGACTCTAAGAAGAATAGGGAAATTGAAAATGCCCGTAGAAGAATTCCTGGGAAAAATCATTAAAAACGGGTCTTTGAGGGATATCATAGATCAGCACTTCTTCAAAAACACTCCTACTTTCTTCGCTATGAGCTATTTCTATCTTTATCAGGACTATTTCTATCCAAAAGGTGGAGTTGGAACTATAGCAGAACGCGTAAAGGAAAAGATCATTCAATTCGGTGGAAACATCGGGACAGGCAGGGAAGTAACCGAGATCCATGCAGGGAAAAAACTACTCGTGGATAACGGCGGAAGATCCTACAAGTACAATGAACTGGTGTGGACCGCCGATCTCAAGAGGCTCTACTCCATTTTAGAAACAGAAGGTCTGCCCGAAGCCGTGGTTGAAAAGGTTAACACATTTAGATCCGAGATATCAAAAAAGCATGGTACCGATTCGATTTTCAGTGTTTTCGTCGCAGTGGATGAACCACCTGAGGTTTTTGAGGCAATTTCAAACGGTCACTTCTTTTACACTCCTTCTAGGAAGGGGCTTGGCGAGATTCATCGAAGCCAACTGAGAGACCTTCTGAAGAACTGGTCCGGGAATTCGAAAGAGGAGGCTCTCGACTGGCTCGACAGATTCTGTGAACTGGACACCTACGAGATATCTATACCAGTGCTCAAAGACCGAAACTCGGCTCCGCCCGGAAAGACGGGTCTGATAATCAGCACTCTTTTTGAATACGATATCGTAAAGAAGGCACACGAAACAGGTTGGTACAGCGAGTTCAAAGAAGAGTTCCAAAAGAAGATCATTGGAGTTCTTTCAAATTCGATCTATCCAAAGTTGAAGGATAAAGTCATTTTCGCGTTTTCCAGCAGTCCTCTTTCAGTGGAAAGAGCGGTGGGCAGCTTCGAAGGATCTATCGTCGGCTGGTCTTTCGAAGAACCTATACCTGTTGTGTCTAGCATGATGAAAGTCACTGACTCTGTTAAAACACCCATACCCTGTGTCCTCCAGGCTGGGAAGTGGACCTACAGCCCTTCCGGTGTTCCGATGTGTATATTGACCGGTAAACTTGCAGCCAGAGAAGCAATTAGAAGAAAATCAAGAGAGAATCGTATGACTAGATAG
- a CDS encoding SDR family NAD(P)-dependent oxidoreductase — translation MEKQKSAIARYWKQYKWSNIFAMIKNNKANPGICKDDFKDRLMVITGGTSGIGYYTCRKYASHGARILSINRSEEKSKRLCDELKRDFGVECSYMIADFSSLKDSLRVGKELSAMKEPIDVLIHNAGVFLKHRELTEDGFETTFAVNYLSSFVINYLIKDKLKAQEKARVLMVNSEGHRFAVWGIRPDDLNWQKRRYSGLRAYGSAKTAQLLSMMIFNEYFEESGVTMNAMHPGAVRTGTGKENGAFYRWYKRTIVDKLSRSPEISAEALYYLGVSSDLEGISGKFFNLTTEEIPAPPALDMEIARKLWVESLRMGALKDGSL, via the coding sequence ATGGAGAAACAGAAGAGCGCAATTGCCAGATATTGGAAACAATACAAATGGTCTAACATCTTCGCGATGATCAAAAACAACAAGGCAAATCCCGGGATCTGCAAAGATGATTTCAAGGATCGACTCATGGTAATCACAGGTGGAACGTCCGGAATCGGATACTACACATGCAGGAAGTACGCAAGCCATGGTGCGCGGATTCTGTCGATTAACAGAAGCGAAGAGAAATCGAAAAGGCTGTGCGATGAGCTCAAGCGAGATTTTGGTGTTGAATGCTCTTACATGATAGCGGATTTCAGCAGCCTAAAAGATAGCTTGAGGGTCGGGAAAGAACTCTCTGCCATGAAAGAGCCGATAGATGTCCTGATACACAACGCGGGAGTTTTCCTGAAGCACAGGGAATTAACTGAGGATGGTTTTGAAACGACATTCGCCGTCAATTATCTCTCTTCCTTCGTAATAAACTATCTTATAAAAGATAAGCTTAAGGCGCAGGAGAAGGCACGGGTGTTGATGGTGAATTCGGAAGGTCACCGTTTTGCAGTGTGGGGAATAAGACCAGACGATCTTAACTGGCAAAAGAGGCGTTACAGCGGTCTTCGAGCCTACGGTTCTGCGAAAACTGCCCAGCTTCTAAGCATGATGATCTTCAATGAATACTTCGAGGAAAGCGGAGTTACGATGAACGCAATGCACCCCGGAGCTGTGAGAACTGGAACCGGGAAGGAAAACGGCGCATTTTACAGATGGTATAAGAGAACGATAGTAGATAAACTCTCCCGCTCGCCTGAGATTTCGGCGGAAGCTCTTTACTACCTTGGTGTTTCGAGTGATCTCGAAGGTATAAGTGGAAAGTTCTTCAATTTGACGACGGAAGAAATTCCTGCTCCACCTGCTCTTGATATGGAAATCGCTAGAAAACTCTGGGTGGAAAGCTTACGAATGGGGGCGCTCAAAGATGGAAGTCTATGA
- a CDS encoding nuclear transport factor 2 family protein, with protein MDEFSIESADQIRELWSKTYNTEGKPDWSHILPYYDENIIFKDTIQEIRGLEEFKKMTERLAKRSKELKMAVLRVVMEDRTVFVEWEMTILFKKTRTSVIYGASRLSLNEGGKIIEQRDYYDLWGDIFDNIPAFRKPYRKFMRKHFG; from the coding sequence ATGGATGAATTCTCTATAGAAAGTGCAGATCAAATACGCGAGCTCTGGTCAAAGACATACAACACAGAAGGAAAACCCGATTGGTCGCATATTTTGCCCTATTACGACGAGAATATTATATTTAAAGATACGATTCAAGAGATCAGAGGGCTTGAGGAATTCAAGAAGATGACAGAAAGGCTTGCAAAGAGATCTAAAGAGCTGAAAATGGCCGTCTTGAGAGTCGTGATGGAAGATAGAACTGTCTTTGTGGAATGGGAGATGACAATTCTCTTCAAGAAAACTAGGACTTCGGTAATTTATGGCGCGAGCCGACTTTCTCTGAATGAAGGAGGCAAGATCATCGAGCAGAGGGACTATTACGACCTCTGGGGCGACATTTTCGACAACATCCCGGCATTCAGAAAACCTTACAGAAAGTTCATGAGAAAGCATTTCGGATAG